In a genomic window of Phaenicophaeus curvirostris isolate KB17595 unplaced genomic scaffold, BPBGC_Pcur_1.0 scaffold_51, whole genome shotgun sequence:
- the LOC138733977 gene encoding macrophage mannose receptor 1-like, which produces MYGNVEAGKGPLQVVGPGEACSDPCSTEENLYEPLDPPSTIPSQKSPPGPPGLAWSSLEGPSDAVVKAGASRRCPSRRSVPSHPAPWSSSSKKLLLVGTVALGLSVLGNVLLVTIGSRHMAALREELEAEKVKELPNVASCSFQLYNENQRKCVEASGHQLTATTCQPAAVAQRFQWLPGRRLRSQRSRRCVTAARGQNLSLVRLEPCREDDVLQRWECRPGGLLALAGHQLYFNYGNNLQRAVMLYTGDKEWSRWVVHGTEADVCSYSCCPPCSKGWIYFGNSCYFYSKTTSSWADAQRFCSALGAQLLEVDGPEEKEHVQTTLRGSSWLGIRDEDLEGTWKRADGSVLPRESSSWHRNEPNGERQENCAAVREDGQWFDFPCTSSLAWVCEGPP; this is translated from the exons ATGTACGGCAACGTTGAAGCCGGGAAGGGGCCGCTGCAGGTGGTGGGACCTGGAGAAG CCTGCAGCGACCCGTGCTCCACAGAGGAGAACCTCTACGAACCCCTAGACCCTCCAAGCACCATCCCAAGCCAGAAGAGTCCACCTGGCCCCCCAGGTTTGGCTTGGTCATCGCTGGAAGGCCCGAGCGACGCGGTGGTGAAAGCCGGAGCCTCCCGGCGCTGCCCGAGCCGGCGCTCGGTCCCCTCTCACCCGGCGCCCTGGAGCTCCTCCagcaagaagctgctgctggtgggaacCGTGGCCCTGGGGCTCTCGGTGCTGGGGAACGTCCTCTTGGTCACCATCGGCTCGCGGCACA TGGCAGCCCTgagggaggagctggaagctgagAAGGTGAAGGAGCTGCCAAATGTGG cctcctgctccttccagcTCTACAACGAGAACCAGCGCAAGTGCGTGGAGGCCTCTGGCCACCAGTTGACGGCCACCACCTGCCAGCCGGCCGCGGTGGCCCAACGCTTCCAGTGGCTGCCGGGGCGGCGGCTGCGGAGCCAGCGGAGCCGGCGCTGCGTGACGGCCGCCCGGGGCCAGAACCTGTCGCTGGTGCGGCTGGAGCCGTGCCGGGAGGACGACGTCCTGCAGCGCTGGGAGTGCCGCCCCGGGGGGCTCCTGGCCCTGGCCGGCCACCAGCTCTACTTCAACTACGGCAACAACCTGCAGCGGGCGGTGATGCTCTACACCGGGGACAAGGAGTGGAGCCGCTGGGTGGTCCACGGGACCGAGGCCGACGTCTGCTCCTACTCCT GTTGTCCCCCTTGCTCCAAGGGCTGGATCTACTTCGGGAATTCCTGCTACTTCTACTCCAAGACGACGAGCTCCTGGGCGGACGCTCAGCGCTTCTGCTCGGCGCTGGGCGCGCAGCTCCTGGAGGTGGACGGCCCCGAGGAGAAG GAGCACGTCCAGACCACGCTGCGAGGTTCCTCCTGGCTCGGCATCCGCGACGAAGACCTCGAGGGCACCTGGAAGCGAGCGGACGGTTCCGTCCTCCCTCGGGAGAGCAG CTCTTGGCACAGGAACGAACCCAACGGCGAGCGGCAGGAGAACTGCGCGGCCGTGCGGGAGGACGGACAGTGGTTCGACTTCCCCTGCACCAGCTCCCTCGCCTGGGTGTGCGAGGGCCCCCCCTGA